One segment of Anatilimnocola aggregata DNA contains the following:
- a CDS encoding DUF4838 domain-containing protein — MKLPLLLFVSILGLASHAAQAADLVLATAGKCEYQIVLPDAHPSPAVGEGLQQTARLLQVAFQANGFQVPVVAEGKREIGKPAIYLGSTDFAHQQKIDFTKLTGWGYVHKVAGRDVIIAGRDESSPAKPVQDRRPTWDRIGTAKGVVDFLRQYVGTRFLYPDLGPYAPITAAAKIDLLQSPAFEFLPMPTIAVPAELDLTKIPLIEFNTAHPARGSFYDIANNRFPLVDAIFGGHTYERAIPREQYRESHPEYFALIGGQRTGNGTGNAQYCISNPEVQELFYQDLIVSIDRGFNSVDLGQPDGFRACQCESCAKLYDTGNDWGEKLWILHRRLAERVNEARPGKLVTMMSYIQTEHPPKSFQKFPPNTRILLTGTNDEDIAPWRSHEVPAGYSSYIYNWCPNLGTRYTPMRTPRYVETQVRRLSRNKFQSIYRDGTGDLFGLEGPVYYTMGRMFDDPENLQAKLLVHEFCGAAFGKSAPSMLAFYDQLYHGIELYSEFLGTRNPAWSYQNIYGQRRKFLTDPFQFLGFLYTPNLLGSLETQLAQAEKNANSEKVKIRLAAVRREFDYLKALAKVVHLHHAYQAQPDLASRDRLLTAIDARNAFVDSLFDAGGSRPKPAMSWAFVMFPPLGHDAKHLRLAHDGYQEPYANSPMNWDTKAMRLAPLPGAKRLTVSMQKNEVTLDSPHWKQATKHDLLRLPVGASANPTAAVRAMSDAAHLYLRIEADRPVGAADQETFDIYLAPPSGREVTYRFTVGLKSDSKQEAANGFNSDLLDPRYGRFDPDWNGDWKYEAKLDSENSKWIGLLTIPFKTLSVEPPTAGTFWRGNFGRTHVASMERVERALWSASVGTKVLDDRNDFGELVFEAAVEAGETNPMQPAKSANHALRELREQLYTTSFEIPADWKKLADTQALPAEGWLFRADPLEIGLKEAWQRAEFVTSDWLPLRVPSFWAENEAVGKYVGYGWQRTTFEVPQAGKGRSVRLLFGSVDEQAWVYLNGHLIGEHTEKSTRKSLNELWEEPFAIDLPAEHLNQTKPNVLTIRIHNSLANGGIWRPVLLQSVPAK, encoded by the coding sequence ATGAAGCTTCCGCTCCTGCTGTTCGTTTCGATTTTGGGCCTGGCAAGCCACGCCGCGCAAGCTGCCGATCTCGTGCTGGCCACTGCCGGCAAATGCGAATATCAAATCGTGCTGCCCGATGCGCACCCAAGTCCCGCGGTTGGTGAAGGCTTGCAGCAGACCGCCCGCTTGCTGCAGGTGGCCTTTCAAGCCAATGGCTTTCAAGTGCCGGTCGTCGCAGAAGGCAAACGCGAGATCGGCAAACCGGCCATCTACTTGGGTAGCACCGACTTTGCTCATCAGCAGAAGATTGATTTCACGAAGCTCACCGGCTGGGGATACGTTCACAAAGTTGCCGGGCGCGATGTCATCATTGCGGGGCGCGACGAGTCTTCGCCGGCCAAGCCAGTTCAAGACCGCCGGCCAACGTGGGATCGCATTGGGACGGCAAAAGGTGTCGTCGATTTCCTGCGGCAGTACGTGGGGACGCGATTTCTCTATCCCGATCTCGGCCCTTATGCGCCCATTACAGCAGCGGCCAAAATCGATCTGCTGCAATCTCCCGCATTCGAATTCCTGCCGATGCCCACCATTGCGGTTCCCGCAGAACTCGACCTGACGAAAATCCCGCTCATCGAATTCAACACGGCGCACCCAGCCCGCGGCAGCTTCTACGACATTGCCAACAATCGCTTCCCTTTGGTCGATGCCATCTTTGGCGGGCACACGTACGAACGGGCAATTCCCCGCGAACAGTATCGCGAATCGCACCCCGAGTACTTCGCCCTGATCGGCGGCCAGCGCACTGGCAACGGAACCGGCAACGCGCAGTACTGCATCTCGAATCCGGAAGTGCAAGAGCTGTTCTATCAAGATCTGATCGTTTCGATCGATCGTGGCTTCAATTCCGTCGATCTCGGCCAGCCCGATGGCTTTCGCGCTTGCCAGTGCGAAAGTTGTGCAAAGTTGTATGACACTGGAAACGACTGGGGCGAGAAGCTGTGGATTCTGCATCGCAGGCTGGCGGAGCGAGTCAACGAAGCTCGGCCCGGCAAGCTCGTGACGATGATGTCATACATTCAGACCGAGCATCCTCCGAAGTCGTTTCAAAAGTTCCCCCCGAACACGCGCATCTTGCTCACCGGGACCAACGACGAAGATATCGCGCCCTGGCGCAGCCACGAAGTGCCCGCGGGTTATTCGTCGTACATTTACAACTGGTGCCCGAACCTTGGCACTCGTTACACGCCGATGCGAACCCCGCGGTACGTCGAGACGCAAGTTCGCCGGCTGAGCCGCAACAAGTTCCAGTCGATCTATCGCGACGGCACCGGCGACCTGTTTGGCTTGGAAGGCCCCGTCTATTACACCATGGGCCGCATGTTTGACGATCCAGAGAATCTACAAGCCAAACTGCTCGTGCATGAGTTCTGCGGCGCGGCGTTCGGCAAGTCAGCCCCCTCGATGCTCGCCTTTTACGACCAGCTGTATCACGGCATCGAGCTCTACTCCGAGTTTTTGGGAACGCGCAACCCGGCCTGGTCGTATCAAAACATTTACGGCCAACGGCGCAAGTTCCTCACCGATCCGTTTCAATTTCTCGGCTTTCTCTATACACCCAACCTGCTCGGATCGCTGGAGACGCAACTAGCCCAGGCAGAGAAGAATGCCAACAGCGAGAAGGTAAAGATTCGTCTGGCGGCAGTCCGTCGCGAATTCGATTACCTGAAGGCACTGGCCAAAGTCGTACACTTGCATCATGCCTATCAGGCACAACCTGATTTGGCGTCGCGCGACCGCTTGCTCACTGCGATCGACGCTCGCAACGCCTTCGTCGATTCGCTCTTTGATGCCGGTGGATCACGCCCCAAACCAGCGATGAGTTGGGCGTTTGTGATGTTCCCGCCCCTGGGGCACGACGCCAAGCATCTGCGCCTGGCGCACGATGGCTACCAGGAGCCGTATGCCAACTCCCCCATGAATTGGGATACCAAAGCGATGCGACTCGCGCCATTGCCTGGCGCCAAACGGTTGACTGTAAGTATGCAGAAGAATGAGGTCACACTCGATTCACCCCACTGGAAGCAAGCGACGAAACACGACCTGCTTCGTCTGCCAGTCGGTGCGAGCGCCAATCCGACAGCTGCCGTTCGCGCCATGTCCGACGCAGCTCACCTATATTTGCGAATTGAAGCTGACCGGCCAGTTGGTGCTGCCGATCAGGAGACGTTCGATATCTACCTGGCACCCCCCAGCGGGCGCGAAGTGACGTATCGGTTTACCGTGGGACTCAAGAGCGATTCAAAACAAGAGGCCGCTAACGGCTTCAATAGCGATCTTCTGGACCCACGCTATGGCCGGTTCGATCCCGATTGGAATGGGGATTGGAAGTACGAAGCGAAGCTCGATAGCGAGAACTCGAAGTGGATCGGACTCTTAACGATCCCCTTCAAGACGTTGAGTGTTGAGCCACCCACTGCGGGCACGTTTTGGCGCGGCAACTTCGGTCGGACCCACGTGGCGAGCATGGAGCGCGTCGAGCGCGCACTTTGGTCGGCAAGCGTCGGCACCAAAGTGCTGGACGACCGGAATGATTTCGGCGAATTGGTTTTCGAAGCAGCTGTGGAGGCTGGCGAGACGAATCCCATGCAGCCCGCCAAGTCGGCGAACCATGCCTTACGCGAGCTTCGCGAACAGCTTTACACGACCAGTTTCGAGATACCTGCCGATTGGAAGAAGCTGGCCGATACGCAGGCACTACCCGCCGAGGGTTGGCTGTTTCGCGCCGACCCACTCGAAATCGGTCTGAAAGAAGCGTGGCAACGTGCAGAATTCGTGACCAGCGATTGGCTGCCGCTTCGTGTCCCGTCGTTTTGGGCAGAGAACGAAGCGGTTGGCAAATATGTCGGCTACGGTTGGCAGCGGACCACGTTCGAAGTTCCGCAGGCCGGGAAGGGGCGCAGCGTTCGTTTGCTGTTTGGTTCGGTCGATGAACAAGCCTGGGTCTATCTCAACGGTCACTTGATTGGGGAGCATACGGAGAAGTCCACCCGCAAATCCCTCAACGAACTGTGGGAAGAGCCCTTCGCGATCGATCTCCCCGCCGAGCACCTCAACCAGACAAAACCGAACGTCCTCACCATCCGCATTCACAACTCCCTGGCCAACGGCGGCATCTGGCGGCCCGTACTACTGCAAAGTGTGCCCGCCAAGTAG